In Bradysia coprophila strain Holo2 unplaced genomic scaffold, BU_Bcop_v1 contig_350, whole genome shotgun sequence, a genomic segment contains:
- the LOC119080302 gene encoding adipocyte plasma membrane-associated protein-like, producing the protein MWKTAILVAAFVSFLTFGPPNQYLIDIEPIAYSANLFTSFDGPLEHNTILSDAEHLPVKIHGPESLAVWDNKIYTGTFGGLVVRVDEDKVVPIAKIGNGKCDADSTLQECGRPLGVRFNSKGILYVVDAFHGLHMIDSVTVPNPKVTQLLATSATNNLSGGVSLFFDDITVDEGTGTDGGDVIYISDVSTKWDPVHSTYALIEHDKSGRLLKYDINALKVTVAGTDFAFPNGVQITDSKDAVIVCEFGLRRLTRTFIKGPKTGKTEFFAALPGECDNIRRSANSEEETYWVAYTSVRNASTPLMVDRLADVPLLRKFLVRLSHFSGTVIENIGNLYNIKQLQSLGHSIKPTIENLFLLYASNYGMITEVNANGKIITAYSSPDGQTTHLSEVLELKGDKGERILYIGSYLNSYLARLVVRK; encoded by the exons ATGTGGAAAACGGCTATTTTAGTTGCTGCTTTTGTATCCTTCTTAACGTTTGGACCGCCTAATCAATATCTAATTGATATTGAACCGATAGCTTACAG CGCCAACCTGTTTACATCGTTTGATGGTCCACTCGAACACAACACAATACTTTCCGATGCTGAGCATCTGCCAGTCAAAATTCATGGTCCCGAATCTCTTGCCGTCTGGGACA ATAAAATATACACCGGCACATTTGGTGGCCTCGTAGTTCGCGTTGACGAAGACAAGGTCGTACCAATTGCAAAAATCGGCAATGGTAAATGTGATGCAGATTCGACACTTCAGGAATGCGGTCGTCCATTAGGCGTACGTTTCAATTCCAAAGGAATACTATATGTGGTCGATGCATTCCATGGGCTACATATGATAGATTCTGTAACTGTACCGAATCCGAAAGTGACTCAGCTCCTTGCTACCTCGGCTACTAACAATTTATCTGGGGGTGTATCGCTTTTCTTCGACGATATTACTGTTGATGAAGGTACGGGCACCGATGGCGGCGATGTGATTTATATTAGCGATGTCAGTACGAAATGGGATCCGGTACATAGTACCTACGCTCTCATAGAGCATGATAAGTCGGGACGTCTATTGAAGTATGACATCAACGCCCTCAAAGTGACTGTTGCTGGTACCGATTTTGCTTTTCCCAATGGTGTGCAAATCACTGATAGCAAGGACGCTGTGATTGTCTGTGAATTTGGACTTCGAAGACTCACGCGAACTTTTATCAAAGGTCCGAAGACTGGTAAAACCGAGTTCTTCGCCGCACTTCCAGGCGAATGTGACAACATAAGGCGAAGTGCGAATAGTGAGGAGGAAACGTATTGGGTGGCATACACATCAGTCCGAAACGCTTCGACTCCCTTGATGGTGGATCGTTTAGCTGACGTACCGttgttgagaaaatttttggttcGTCTTTCGCATTTTAGTGGTACGGTCATCGAAAATATTGGCAATCTTTATAACATCAAGCAGCTACAATCTTTGGGACATTCAATCAAACCGACAatagaaaatctatttttactCTATGCGTCGAACTACGGAATGATTACCGAAGTGAATGCCAACGGTAAAATAATTACCGCGTATTCTAGTCCCGATGGCCAAACTACACATTTATCGGAAGTGTTGGAACTGAAAGGTGATAAGGGTGAACGAATTTTATATATTGGATCGTATTTGAATTCCTATTTGGCACGTCTTGTTgtacgaaaataa
- the LOC119080301 gene encoding protein slit-like → MRILSAALLILSSFSSHSLCFDLKCVDPSTVRCVVSDVIITSPNNLITSINGNTDPDLVYTELTINSQNVKFMPTNIAKFFPKLEKLEISNSSLEWIEQANIKELTSLRTLNLNNNNLRLFEEGLFDFNTKLEIISVRENNLNFVHQEIFYKLSKLQSIDLEQNLCTTSMNSGNNDYDYHYNYNRRHRTTYFKQDPYAHRDSVLNFLQSHCQSWETAYNIYMTLSKSWINRLKSENEKVIEGLTHQLKTCDGNLDAALTNYHQQKIMGSSIVSMTMPNDLPVINLSCENESCVAVDFKVSFANTSIDSELYKEQTIKSLKIYQQQTLFLPQNLDEHFSQLNELSVTESGLYEIEFNVFVGLNLSLLNLTNNKIPEIPVDTFADLNNLQVLDLSFNKIHSLFDDVFASLKSLQQLYLNHNYLTSIQIEVVRNLESLRGLYLQGNRLKFISATLLTPLTYLKSVDLTGNACINMNHPTSSLVDIEATIIDNCIEPVELSCKSYRIETSENVENTSYCSVDSLLIEYPKTKISMLRNNKQEMNNSEPSLHVKIFVVDSQSIKFLPFQLSQHFPNLERIEILKSNLTTLHLMDFDGFLELSEIVINNNNLSSISEGTFDTVPQLELLDLSSNGITILPKHIFVKLTRLHTLILSHNQIVRFMADLLPRRNVIETFRADNNQLEFIETRTIRFLRKAKLIDLTGNVCIDMQFAKTENRTRALVELSGEIDLNCSADDLYE, encoded by the exons ATGAG GATTCTCAGCGCAGCATTGCTGattctttcttcattttcgTCTCATTCactttgttttgatttaaaatgtgTTGATCCCTCGACTGTACGATGCGTTGTTTCTGATGTAATAATCACCAGTCCTAATAATCTAATAACTTCTATTAATGGAAACACTGATCCAGACCTAGTGTACACCGAATTGACAATCAACAGTCAAAATGTTAAGTTTATGCCGACGAACATTGCTAAATTTTTTCCCAAACTTGAAAAATTGGAGATTTCGAATTCAAGTTTGGAATGGATTGAACAAGCGAATATCAAAGAACTCACAAGCCTTAGGACACTGAatttgaacaacaacaacctcAGACTTTTTGAAGAAGGTCTGTTCGACTTCAACACcaaattggaaattataagcgttcgagaaaataatttgaactTTGTGCATCAGGAAATCTTCTACAAACTAAGTAAATTGCAATCAATTGATTTAGAACAGAATTTATGTACAACATCGATGAATAGTGGTAATAATGATTATGATTATCATTACAATTACAATCGAAGACACAGGACGACATATTTTAAGCAGGACCCCTACGCTCACAGGGACTCAGTGTTAAACTTTCTGCAATCTCATTGCCAATCTTGGGAAACCGCATACAACATTTACATGACACTGTCTAAAAGTTGGATCAATCGTTTAAAATCGGAAAACGAAAAAGTGATAGAGGGATTAACACACCAATTAAAAACCTGCGACGGAAATTTGGACGCAGCGCTGACTAATTAtcaccaacaaaaaataatgggCTCGTCCATAGTCTCCATGACTATGCCCAACGATTTACCAGTAATCAACCTGAGCTGTGAGAATGAGTCCTGTGTCGCTGTCGACTTTAAAGTTTCTTTCGCGAACACGTCAATTGATAGCGAACTTTATAAGGAGCAAACAATCAAGTCTCTCAAAATTTACCAACAGCAGACCTTGTTTTTGCCGCAAAACTTAGATGAACATTTTTCGCAACTAAACGAATTGTCGGTGACCGAAAGTGGACTGTATGAAATAgaattcaatgtttttgtaGGACTAAACTTGTCCTTATTGAACTTGACCAACAATAAAATACCCGAAATTCCAGTCGATACTTTCGCAGACCTGAACAACCTGCAAGTACTCGATCTGTCATTTAACAAAATCCATTCACTTTTCGACGATGTCTTTGCGAGTCTAAAGAGTCTTCAGCAACTTTATCTGAACCACAATTACCTAACTTCCATTCAAATTGAAGTAGTGAGAAATCTGGAAAGTCTTAGAGGCCTGTATTTGCAAGGCAACCGATTAAAATTTATCAGTGCAACTCTACTGACACCATTAACTTACTTGAAATCAGTTGATCTCACAGGTAATGCATGCATAAATATGAATCACCCGACATCGTCTTTGGTGGACATCGAGGCAACAATTATCGACAATTGCATTGAACCGGTTGAATTAAGCTGCAAGTCTTACCGCATTGAAACGAGCGAAAACGTTGAAAATACCAGTTACTGTAGTGTTGACAGCCTGTTGATCGAGTAcccaaaaacgaaaatttcaatgcTACGAAATAATAAACAGGAAATGAACAATAGTGAACCGAGCTTACACGTTAAAATCTTCGTCGTCGACAGCcagtcaatcaaatttttaccgTTTCAACTATCACAGCATTTCCCGAATCTTGAACGAATTGAAATCCTAAAATCAAATCTAACAACTCTACATTTAATGGACTTCGATGGATTCCTGGAATTGTCTGAAATCGTCATCAACAATAATAACCTCTCATCGATCAGCGAAGGTACTTTTGATACAGTTCCTCAACTAGAACTATTGGATTTATCGTCGAATGGCATCACGATATTACCGAAGCAtatctttgtaaaattaactCGTTTGCACACACTCATCCTGTCACACAATCAGATCGTCAGATTTATGGCCGATTTATTGCCACGAAGAAATGTGATCGAGACATTCCGCGCGGACAACAACCAACTTGAATTCATCGAGACAAGAACTATCCGGTTCCTACGGAAAGCTAAACTAATCGATTTGACCGGAAACGTTTGCATCGACATGCAGTTTGCTAAGACCGAAAACAGAACAAGAGCTTTGGTGGAACTATCGGGAGAAATTGACCTGAATTGTTCGGCCGACGATTTATACGAGTGA